GCGCTCCGGGCTGCCCAGAAACAGGCCGATACAATCGTGGGAGCGCGGCACAATCAGCGGCGTCGCGCGCGCCCGCACACCCGCCACCCCGTTGTTGCACAGGCCAAACCCCAGCAGAATCCGCTCGTAGCGGCCCGCCGGCACCGCGTCCACCGCCGCCTGCACCCGCGCGCGCATGTCCGCCGACGGCAGATCGTGCAGGCCCTTCGGCAGAAACTCGAGGTCCACCCGATGCGGCGCCGAGGCCACCAGTGCGCAGAGCTCGCGGAAGAAGATCTCGCATCCGATCAGTTTGAACATCGGTGCCATGTTGCACCACCTTCGCCCGCCCATCGCCGCCGCGCAAGCGCGCTCCCGCCGGTTCGCCCTCCTCGGCTCCCCCCCCGTCGCGTTTGACTTCTCTCCGTCTCTGGAGTACACATCCACGCCTTTTGAGCGACCCGGGAACCGCGGTCCCGAGGGAAACGAGGAGACAGGCATGGCCAGTAAGAAGAAGACGTCCCGGCGACCCGGAAAGGCGCAGAAGCGCAAGACAGTCGCGCGGCCCGCACGCGCATCGGGATCCCGCGCAACGCGCGCCGCAAAGGCTGCGCCCCGCAAGGCTCGTCCCGCACCGGCCCCCGCGAGATCGCACGCGCCTCGCGTGGCGACAAAGAGAACGCCGGCGGGCCCCAGCCGCTCCGCGCCCCGCCCGACGCCGCCGGCGACCGAGCCCGCCCCTGCCACGACGAAGCTCTCGCGCTCGCCACTGAGCCGCAAGGACCTCGAAATGTTCCGCCAGATGCTGCTGAACCTGCGCGACCGCATCGTGGATGGCATTTCGTTCCTCGCGGGCGACAACCTCAACAAGTCCCAGCGCGACGCGAGTGGAGATTTGTCGAATCACGCGGTGCACATGGCCGACCAGGGTACCGACAACTTCGATCGTGAGTTCGCGCTCTCGCTGGTCAGCAATGAACAGGAAATCCTCTACGAAATTGACGAGGCGCTTCACCGAATTGACGCCGGCACGTACGGCATCTGCGAACTGACCGGCCGGCCCATCGAGATTGAGCGGCTCAAGGTGCTGCCCTATGCCCGCTACTGCCGCGAGGCGCAGGAGCAGCTCGAGCGGAACCGCAAACGGTTCCGGCCGTTCGCCTCCTCCGGAATTCCGGGCGAGACCTTCGGCTCGCAGGAGAACTGACGGAGCATCTTCCCCCGATGCTGGCGCTGGCCGTCGCGGTCGTGCTCGTGCTCAGCGACCAGTGGACCAAGGAACTGGTACGACACACGTTCGCGCTGTACGAAACGCGCCCGCTTCTCGACGGCTTCGCCTACCTCACCTACGTGCGCAACACCGGCGCCGCCTGGGGGATGTTCCGCGGTGCGAACTTCTGGCTCGCGATGATCTCTCTGGTCACGCTCCTCCTGCTGGTCGGGTTCCGGTCCGTACTGGTCCGGCCGACCCGCGCGCACCGCGTCGCGCTCGGACTACTGGTGGGCGGCATCGTCGGCAACCTGATGGACCGCCTCCGGCTGGGTTATGTCACCGACTTCATCAGCCTGCAGTTCGGTCGTTACGAGTTTCCGGCGTTCAATCTCGCCGACAGCGGCATCACGCTGGCGATGATCACCTTTGCGGTTTCGAGCTGGTGGGCGGAACGTCGCGAACGCCGCGCGCCAGCGCCCCGCGCCCCCGATGCCTGACATCGTGGCCACGCCGCTGTTCACGCTCGCCGGTCCCACCGCCGTCGGCAAGACCGCCGTCGCCCACCGGCTCGCCGAACAACTCGGGGCGCGGATTCTTTCGGTGGACTCGATGCTCGTCTATCGGGGCATGGATGTCGGCACGGACAAGCCACCGCGCGCGCAGCTCGACGCGTTCGGCTACGCGGGCGTGAACCTGGTGGACCCCTCGGAAACCTGCAGCGTCGGGCGGTACCTGCAGTCGGTTCGTGACCCTCTGGCCGACCGGCGCCAGCCCTGGATCGCGGTCGGGGGCACCGGCCTCTACTTCCGATGCCTGCTACAGGGCCTCGCACCGCGGCCGGCCGCCGAGCCCTCCGCCCGCACCGAGGCCGAAGCGGTGCTCCGACAGAGCGGCCTCCGCGGTCTGCAACAGCTGGTGCGCGGTGCGGCGCCGGCCGCCTACGCGCAGCTGCGCGATCCCGAGAATCCGCGGCGATTGATCCGGATCTACGAAATCGCGCGACAGGGCGGCGAAGCGACACCCCCGGCCACGTGGCCCGCCCCGCCCCGTCTCGTCGGTCTCTGGCGCGAAAAAGCCGATCTCGACCGCCGCATCGCGGACCGGGTTCGCCGGATGTTCTCGGCCGGCCTGCTCGACGAAGCGGCGGCGCTGCGCTCGCGGCCGGGCGGCCTCGCGGACGCCGCGCTGCAGGCGATCGGCTATCGCGAGGCGCTCGCGGTGCTGGATGGCCGGCTCACCGTCGAAGAAGCCATCGCCGAAACCATCCGCCGCACGCGCCGGCTCGCGCGCCGCCAGATGACATGGTTCCGGCACCAGGCCAAAATGGAGTGGGTCCGGGTGCGTCCGGACGCAACAGTCGAAAGCGTGGCGGACGCGGTGCGCCGGCTGTGGGAACGCGATGGACCGATCGCCACCGCAATCTGAACCGGCGGCCACAGAGGTCGCATGGCTCGTCGGCGTGCGACACGGCAACGAGCCGGAGTGGTCCGCCCGCGAAACGCTCGACGAACTGCGAGAGCTCGCCTGCACCGCCGGCGTGCGCGTCGCCGGGGAATCGCTGGTGCGACTGCGCGAGCCCGATGCCGCAACCTGGATCGGCCGCGGGCGCGCGGAAGCGATCGGGCGCGAGGCGGCGGCCGCCGGCGCGACGCTGTTGATCTTCGACGACGACCTTGCTCCCGCGCAGGCCCGCAATCTCGAGGATCTCACCGGCCTGCGCGCGCTGGATCGCACCCAGCTGATCCTCGACATCTTCGCGCAGCGCGCCCACACCAGCGAGGGGCGGCTGCAGATCGAGCTCGCACAGCTGGAATATCTGCGACCACGACTGCGGCACAGCCGAGGCCGGCTCGAGCAGCAGCGGGGCGGCATCGGCCTGCGGGGTCCCGGTGAGACGCGCCTGGAAATGGACCGCCGCCGCATCGACCGCCGGATCGCGCGGATCCGTGCCGAGCTCGAGCTGGTACGAGAACGCCGCGAGGAACTGCGGCGCGGCCGTCGCCGCCACGGTTGGGCGCTCGTCTGCCTCGTCGGTTATACGAACGCCGGCAAATCCACACTGCTCAACGCGCTGTGCGGCGCAGAGGTGCTCGCGGATGACCGTCTCTTCGCGACGCTCGATCCCACCACCCGGCGCCTTGAACTGCCGAACCACCAGCCCGCGCTGCTGACCGACACTGTCGGATTCATCCGCAAGCTCCCGCACCGGCTGATCGAGGCCTTTCAGGCCACGCTCGAGGAGGCCGCCCGCGCCGACCTGCTGGTACACGTGGTGGACTGCGCACACGCCGCCGCCGACCGGCACATCGAGGCGGTGGACGCCGTCCTGCGCGAGATCGGGGCCGCCGATCGGCCGCGGATCCTCGCACTGAACAAGACCGACCTGCCCGGCGCGGCCGACCGGGCGCGGCGGCTCGCCCACGGTGCCGGCCAGTGCGTCCTCATCTCGGCGGCGCGCGGTGAGGGACTCGACGAACTCCGCTGGGCGATTGCGGAAGCCCTGCGCGAGCGCGGGCTCCCCTTCGAGATCGAGGTGCCCGCCACCGACGGCCGCACGCTCGCGTTGATCCGCGAACATGCGGCCATACAATCGGAGAGCATGAACGGCGAGCGCATTCGGCTCAGCGGCACCATCCCCGCACGCCATCGCGCGCTGATCGAGCCGTACCGTTCGGCGGAGCCGCCCCCGTGAACGACCCCACCCAGCGGCCCGCGATGGTCTACCCCGCCGCGGTGCGCATCCGCGATCTCCCTCCCGACCTGCAGCCCCGCGAACTGCTGGAGCGCTTCGGCCCCGCCCACGTGCCGGACGATGTGTTGCTGGCGGTGCTGCTGCGCACCGGCATGCGCGGGCGCAACGTGCTGGAGCTCGCGCGCGACCTCCTCCGACAGCACCGCTCGCTCGCGGAGCTCAGCCGCGCCTCGCTCGCGGAACTCGCCTCGATCAAGAGCATCAAGAAGGTGAAGGCGCTGACACTGCTGGCCGCGTTCGAGCTCGGGCGACGAGTGCGCGACGAACAGCTCCGCGACCGCCCCGCGATCCGCAGCCCCGCCGACGTGGACCGCGCAGTCCGCCCTCACGCGGAGCGCGAGACCGTCGAAGTGTTCTGGGTGCTGCCGCTCAACAAGAAAAACCGGCTGATCCCCCGGCATCCCGTCGAGATCACCCGCGGCATCCTCGACGCAAGCCTCGTGCACCCGCGCGAGGTCTTCGAGCCCGCGATCCGCGCCTGCAGCGCGGCGGTCATCCTCTGCCACAACCACCCCTCCGGCGACCCGACGCCCTCCGCGGACGATCTCGCAATGACCCGCCGCCTCGTCGCCGCCGGTCGGGCCGTGGACATTCGCGTGCTCGACCACGTGATTCTCGGCCGCGCCGCGCACCCCGATTCCCCCGCCCGCTACTGCAGCCTTCGGGAATCGGGACTGGTCAGCTTCGACGACACGGACGCGCCGCCATGAGCATCCACCCCACCGCGATCGTCCACCCCCGCGCGGAGCTCGGCAACGATGTCGAGATCGGTCCCGGCGCGGTGATCGGCCCGCACGTTGTCGTCGGCGACCGCTGCCGCATCGGCCCCTACGCGGTACTGCTCGAACATGTCCGCCTCGGCCCCGACTGCCGCATCCACGCGCACGCAGTGCTCGGCGACGTACCGCAGGACCTCAAATTCCGCGGCGCCGACAGCCACGTCGAAATTGGCGAGCGCTGCGTGATCCGCGAGGGCGTGACCATCCACCGCGGCACCCATGCGGGCTCGGCCACCGTGATCGGCCCGGGCTGCTTTCTGATGGCGAACAGTCACGTCGCGCACAACTGCCGCCTCGGTGCAGGCGTGATCCTCGCCAACGGCGTGTTGCTCGCCGGCGATGTGGAAATCGGCGACCGCGCGTTCCTCAGCGGCAATGTGATCGTGCACCAGTTTACCCGCATCGGCGCGCTCGCGATGATCGGCGGCGGCGCGGGTATCGGTTTGGACATCCTGCCGGGATGCACCGCCGCAGGCGTGGAGCGCAACCGCGTGGCCGGGCTGAACCTGGTCGGCCTACGGCGTGCCGGCGTGACGCCGGAAGAGCGCCAGCAACTCCGCGCCGCATTCCGATTGGTCTTTCAGTCCGGTCGACCTCTCGCAGAGGTGATGGAACGCCTCCGGACAGACTTCACAGAGGGGCTCGCCGCCACATGGGCGGCTTTCATCGAGGGATCCCGCCGCGGCATCTGCCGGCGCTGCCGGCGGCGCCGAGAAGACGCCGACGAAGCCGACTGAGAGATCCCTCCCGCCGGCGCAACCGCCATTTCCAGGGACCGCAACGGCCCGTCGCAGGTGCGTCCGCGCATAGCAGTTCCCCTCCCATGCGCTTGGTTGAGATCGTGCTCCGGCTCCGCTCGAACCGCTGGACGGGGCGGCCTCGGGCGCTGTCCAAGGTTTGGAAACGCCCGCTCGGTGGCCATCCCATCCATGGAAATCTGCGACGACCCTGCGATCAGAGGACCGACGCGAGCCGCCCGCCATCAGCGCGGCTCGATCGTAAAGAGCGCGACCGTCATCGCCCAGGCGTGACTCAGCGGCATCCGTTTTCGCTCATGGCCGGGCCCCCAGCTGTCGGTGTACAGGAGTTCGCGCCGCCGCAGGTTGTACCCGATGATCAGCCGCAGATGCAGGCCGGCCGGCTGCCCCAGCTCGGCCTCCTCGGGCAGAATTCCGATGATCACGCCGTGGCACAGCGGTATGCCGGCATCCACCCTCCCTTGGATCCAGCGCAGAAAACGCTCGATTTCGGTCGGATCGCGCGTGCGGCTGGCGAGAAACACTTCTTTGTCGAGCAGCGTCCACGGGCTGACATCGCCGTAGAGATCCCGCTGTCCGGCCGCCGGCCGCAGCGGAGGGCGCCCCATCTTTTGGGCCATTTTCTCGTAATCCGCGAGCAGCCGTTCGATCGTGCTGCGGTCGAACTCCATCAGCATACGGACCTGCAGCCCAAGTGACTGCGCGATCGTCCGCAGCCCACGGACCATGTTCTCGAACGACACTCCGCCCGAATCCATCTGCATGCGCTGCGCCAGCTCGTGTTGGTCGACGTCCCCTCCGTAATACTCCAGCACCCGCTCGCCGGCGGCGGCGGCGCAGTAGCCCTTCTCGCCCTGGTCCACCATCGGGATGTTCTCGATAAAGACGTCGCCGTCTGGTGTGCGTCGGACGTTCTTCGCCAGCGCGCCCGGCGTCACGAGGAGTTTCGTCGCCATCACCGCTGTCGCAGCGCCCTCCTGCGGTTTCAGAGTCACCGTGATGAATTCCGGCATCAGCGTGCGACCCGCCGCTCCACCCGTCCGCACCTCGGACCAGCCGTACTCGAGACGGATCGCATCCGCACCGCGCGGCCAGACCAACGCAAACGTTCGAAACCGCGAGCTCGCACCCGCCCCGGCGGGCGGCAGCACGGTTTGCGGCGGGCGGCCCGTCAACGCCCGAAGACGCGCGATCACCTGGCTCACCCGGTTCGTCAACGCGTCGTGCGGGATCGGCGCCTCGTCGCCGCGGCTGTAGAGCGAGATCCTCACCTCCGCCGGCCGCTCGTTGCTGAGCGCGATGTTCACCTCCGACGCCCGCTGACCGAACAGCGTCGCCACGCGGGCGGCGGACCGCAGGCCGCGACGGTCAAGGTCAACCCACGCGAAACCGGCGGGCCAGAGCTTCGCGGCCAGCTCATCCAGCGAGATCCCCCAGAACGCCGGTTCCAATAGCACCGGAGCGAGTTCGATGCTTTCCACGGGCTCGGGTCCCGGCACGAGGTCCCGCGCACCGGGCGTGAGAAACACAAAGAACGGCGTCTCGGTCTCGCCGACCGCGCCATCGACGGTATTCGTCACGCTGAGCCGCACCCGATACACACCGGTCGCTTCGGACGGGCCCAGCGTCATCGTCGGCGTAGGACTCAGCATCAGGAGCGACGGATCGCGAGGATTCCGACCGGTGGCTTGAAGCCGGCTATCGGCAGCGGCCAGCCGGCGTCCGTCCGGCGCAACGACGAACCAGCCGGCATCGAACCGACTCGGATCCGCCGAGCCGCTCCCCGAAGTCTGAATTGCGAACACCAGCGCCGAGGTCTCGCCCACGACGAAGCGCGTCGTTCGTTCCGGCGCGGCATCCTTGCCGAGATACTTCAGCACGAAAATGCGGGGCGTCCACGCCGACTGCGGGGCACCCGCCACGGCGGCGGCGGCAGCAAACAACGCAGCAAGAACAGTCACTCGCTTTCTCATCGGGCGCGGCCTCCGCGGTCTTTTTTCGCGAATCTTTCTTCAGCCGGCAAGACCTCGGCGTCGCGAACTTTTCGCCTCCGCAAGAGATGCGCCACTATCGTTCCGCCTCCAGTTCCAGAGCCTCGATCACGAGGTCGGCGGCACGGCTGAACCGGAATGAGACAATGAGGGGAATGTCGTTCGTCTGAACGAACGAAATCTCGGGCCTGCTGCCCCCGGTCGGCGCGGGCACCTTGATCGGAACCGAGCCGGCGGGAGGCTGCTCCACCGCGAAGTCACCCAGATGGATCCCCGGTGCGGTCGGTTCCGGCACGCGAACCTGCAGCCGGGCACGGTACCGGCCCGGCGCCAGCGGACGCCACGGGCCATAGAACACGCGGTCCGACGGGTCCCGGTCGCGCTCGAGGCGAACCGCCGTGAGCCCGCCGCCCGGTCCCGGCACAAGATGTCCCGCGCGGAAAAACCAGCTCGCCGGCAAACGAAGCACAGGGTCCACGGCGACGTTCAGCGGTGCATCGTTCACAAACAGCGCGACGTCGAGCTCTACGCGGCCCTCGCGCCGCGAGAGGCGCAGCGCGGCGCGGTCATCGCTGAGGCGGGGGGTCGACACCGAAAGCCACGACCATGCGTCCGGGGACTTCACGATCAGCTCCATGTGATTGGTCTGCGAATCACCGGCCCACTCCGCGTTGAGGGTCCCCTGGCCCCGGACGCGCAGCCGCCACGCCACGTCGGGCGCAAACCGCACCGGCACGCGGGGAAACTCGATGAGGTCCGAGGGGTGCGACAGCGCGCCGTGCGCGCCGCCGGAGCAGGCCGGATCCGTCAATTCCCACGAACGAGGACGGCCGCGCTCTCCCTCAAGCCGGCGCGACGGCGCCCACATCGCCGTACCCAATGGCGCCGGTTGCGCCGCCCCCTCCGCGCCGCCTCCCTCCGTCGGTGGCGTCAACGCATAGGCCCATACCCGGCCGTCCCGCGCCAATAGCCGCAGGCGCGGGTGCTGCGACGCCACGGTGCAGAGAAAACCGGCCGGAAACGGACTGACCTTTTCGGAGGAGTCCTCATGGATCACGATCGCTCGGATACCGCGCCGCCACAGCTCGTCGAGCCCCTCCGCATCAAAGTCGCCGTGGTTGAAGTTCCGGAAACGACGATAGAACGTCGCAAGGTAGCGCCGCCGGATCGCCGGGGAATAGCCGTTCGCAAGCCGGATTCGATACAGCGACGCGTAGTACGAATACGCGGAGCTTTCTGCGGCATCGCCGGGCCAGATGGGCAGCACCAGCGCGCGGGCGGGCCGGCCCTCGCCGGCAGCGGCTTCCGCGACCGCCCGGTAGGCGGCGTTCTCGGCGTCGAGCAGACAGACCGTCGCAGACACGCGGCCGCGGTAGTCGGCGGCGATGGCCACGACCGCCAGCGCGGTGACGGGCAGCGCGAGCCGGCGGCGGAGGTTCAAACCATTCGAGGCACCCAGCGCAAGCGCCAAGGGCCAGTAGGTGGGCAGAAGGCACAGAACTTTCGCCGGCTGGCGCACCCAGCGGTACGGCGGGAGCGCGCGGCTGGCCGCGCGCCACACCAACCCATCCAGCGGACCGCGCGGTCCCATCGCCAGCAGCCCGATCAGCCCCATCAGTCCGATCAGCAGCCAGAACGCGCGCCGACGACATCGCGCCGCCGTGTCGGTCGGCCGCTTCAACTGCCACAGGGTCAGCACCGCAGTAAGGACTGGCAGCGCGAAACCGATGTACACGTGCCCCGGCAGGCCACCGCCAGCGCGCCGGAAAAAATCGCGCGGTGAAGGCGAGAAGATGCGCACTTCCGCAAGCGTGCGCTCCACCGCCGCGGTCGTCTCCGCCAGGTGGCGGGTTTTCAGCCAGAGCATCAGTACCGCGGGGACTACGAACACGAGCCCGGCCAGCAACAGCCGAATCAGTCGCCGCGCGCTCGCCGCGTCCTTCCATCTCGTCTCGGCACCCAGCATCGCAACGAGTGCCCATCCGGCCGCCCCCAAC
The window above is part of the Kiritimatiellia bacterium genome. Proteins encoded here:
- a CDS encoding cysteine peptidase family C39 domain-containing protein, with translation MRKRVTVLAALFAAAAAVAGAPQSAWTPRIFVLKYLGKDAAPERTTRFVVGETSALVFAIQTSGSGSADPSRFDAGWFVVAPDGRRLAAADSRLQATGRNPRDPSLLMLSPTPTMTLGPSEATGVYRVRLSVTNTVDGAVGETETPFFVFLTPGARDLVPGPEPVESIELAPVLLEPAFWGISLDELAAKLWPAGFAWVDLDRRGLRSAARVATLFGQRASEVNIALSNERPAEVRISLYSRGDEAPIPHDALTNRVSQVIARLRALTGRPPQTVLPPAGAGASSRFRTFALVWPRGADAIRLEYGWSEVRTGGAAGRTLMPEFITVTLKPQEGAATAVMATKLLVTPGALAKNVRRTPDGDVFIENIPMVDQGEKGYCAAAAGERVLEYYGGDVDQHELAQRMQMDSGGVSFENMVRGLRTIAQSLGLQVRMLMEFDRSTIERLLADYEKMAQKMGRPPLRPAAGQRDLYGDVSPWTLLDKEVFLASRTRDPTEIERFLRWIQGRVDAGIPLCHGVIIGILPEEAELGQPAGLHLRLIIGYNLRRRELLYTDSWGPGHERKRMPLSHAWAMTVALFTIEPR
- a CDS encoding TraR/DksA C4-type zinc finger protein: MATKRTPAGPSRSAPRPTPPATEPAPATTKLSRSPLSRKDLEMFRQMLLNLRDRIVDGISFLAGDNLNKSQRDASGDLSNHAVHMADQGTDNFDREFALSLVSNEQEILYEIDEALHRIDAGTYGICELTGRPIEIERLKVLPYARYCREAQEQLERNRKRFRPFASSGIPGETFGSQEN
- the radC gene encoding DNA repair protein RadC, with translation MNDPTQRPAMVYPAAVRIRDLPPDLQPRELLERFGPAHVPDDVLLAVLLRTGMRGRNVLELARDLLRQHRSLAELSRASLAELASIKSIKKVKALTLLAAFELGRRVRDEQLRDRPAIRSPADVDRAVRPHAERETVEVFWVLPLNKKNRLIPRHPVEITRGILDASLVHPREVFEPAIRACSAAVILCHNHPSGDPTPSADDLAMTRRLVAAGRAVDIRVLDHVILGRAAHPDSPARYCSLRESGLVSFDDTDAPP
- a CDS encoding phage holin family protein → MSAGTHRRAVAAATGLAAATFAVWIVFSWPLARRLSVGIPSSSQNIEIGAERRMVPGDHLQLFYHYWLAADMLSGRTPWFHNIYEFNTGDDAERFRLHAHYAPMSWVFALGSVVLPRAAAYNLTGLFSLWLTVWLTWRLARRHTEDPVWAAAAGVLAVLLPYRWAQLLGGSPAGHAMAWVPLICLGVDIAVRELRVAGAALAGIGLLFAAWGDSHVFFFGALGAAGWALVAMLGAETRWKDAASARRLIRLLLAGLVFVVPAVLMLWLKTRHLAETTAAVERTLAEVRIFSPSPRDFFRRAGGGLPGHVYIGFALPVLTAVLTLWQLKRPTDTAARCRRRAFWLLIGLMGLIGLLAMGPRGPLDGLVWRAASRALPPYRWVRQPAKVLCLLPTYWPLALALGASNGLNLRRRLALPVTALAVVAIAADYRGRVSATVCLLDAENAAYRAVAEAAAGEGRPARALVLPIWPGDAAESSAYSYYASLYRIRLANGYSPAIRRRYLATFYRRFRNFNHGDFDAEGLDELWRRGIRAIVIHEDSSEKVSPFPAGFLCTVASQHPRLRLLARDGRVWAYALTPPTEGGGAEGAAQPAPLGTAMWAPSRRLEGERGRPRSWELTDPACSGGAHGALSHPSDLIEFPRVPVRFAPDVAWRLRVRGQGTLNAEWAGDSQTNHMELIVKSPDAWSWLSVSTPRLSDDRAALRLSRREGRVELDVALFVNDAPLNVAVDPVLRLPASWFFRAGHLVPGPGGGLTAVRLERDRDPSDRVFYGPWRPLAPGRYRARLQVRVPEPTAPGIHLGDFAVEQPPAGSVPIKVPAPTGGSRPEISFVQTNDIPLIVSFRFSRAADLVIEALELEAER
- the lpxA gene encoding acyl-ACP--UDP-N-acetylglucosamine O-acyltransferase, translated to MSIHPTAIVHPRAELGNDVEIGPGAVIGPHVVVGDRCRIGPYAVLLEHVRLGPDCRIHAHAVLGDVPQDLKFRGADSHVEIGERCVIREGVTIHRGTHAGSATVIGPGCFLMANSHVAHNCRLGAGVILANGVLLAGDVEIGDRAFLSGNVIVHQFTRIGALAMIGGGAGIGLDILPGCTAAGVERNRVAGLNLVGLRRAGVTPEERQQLRAAFRLVFQSGRPLAEVMERLRTDFTEGLAATWAAFIEGSRRGICRRCRRRREDADEAD
- the lspA gene encoding signal peptidase II, with amino-acid sequence MLALAVAVVLVLSDQWTKELVRHTFALYETRPLLDGFAYLTYVRNTGAAWGMFRGANFWLAMISLVTLLLLVGFRSVLVRPTRAHRVALGLLVGGIVGNLMDRLRLGYVTDFISLQFGRYEFPAFNLADSGITLAMITFAVSSWWAERRERRAPAPRAPDA
- the hflX gene encoding GTPase HflX yields the protein MDRSPPQSEPAATEVAWLVGVRHGNEPEWSARETLDELRELACTAGVRVAGESLVRLREPDAATWIGRGRAEAIGREAAAAGATLLIFDDDLAPAQARNLEDLTGLRALDRTQLILDIFAQRAHTSEGRLQIELAQLEYLRPRLRHSRGRLEQQRGGIGLRGPGETRLEMDRRRIDRRIARIRAELELVRERREELRRGRRRHGWALVCLVGYTNAGKSTLLNALCGAEVLADDRLFATLDPTTRRLELPNHQPALLTDTVGFIRKLPHRLIEAFQATLEEAARADLLVHVVDCAHAAADRHIEAVDAVLREIGAADRPRILALNKTDLPGAADRARRLAHGAGQCVLISAARGEGLDELRWAIAEALRERGLPFEIEVPATDGRTLALIREHAAIQSESMNGERIRLSGTIPARHRALIEPYRSAEPPP
- the miaA gene encoding tRNA (adenosine(37)-N6)-dimethylallyltransferase MiaA, producing the protein MPDIVATPLFTLAGPTAVGKTAVAHRLAEQLGARILSVDSMLVYRGMDVGTDKPPRAQLDAFGYAGVNLVDPSETCSVGRYLQSVRDPLADRRQPWIAVGGTGLYFRCLLQGLAPRPAAEPSARTEAEAVLRQSGLRGLQQLVRGAAPAAYAQLRDPENPRRLIRIYEIARQGGEATPPATWPAPPRLVGLWREKADLDRRIADRVRRMFSAGLLDEAAALRSRPGGLADAALQAIGYREALAVLDGRLTVEEAIAETIRRTRRLARRQMTWFRHQAKMEWVRVRPDATVESVADAVRRLWERDGPIATAI